The region TAAAGCCCAGGCGAAGCTGCAAGCCGAAATTGCTGCCGCAACTACCTTTACAGTGTTAGCTGACGAATACATCAGGAAGATGGAACTGGAGGGAAAATCCCCGGCAACACTCAAGAAGGCACGCTGGTTTCGCGATCTTTTAGAACCCTATGTAGGCCGACGTCCGGTAGCAGCTGTTACAGCTCACGAATTGCTTGCCGCGTTGAAGCGGCTCGAGCGAAAGGGGCATCACGAGACCGCATACCGTCTGAGGGCTTTTTCGGGGCGCATATTTCGTTATGCGGTTTCCACGCTCCGCGCCCAGCATAACCCCGCTGACATATTGCGAGGAGCGTTGATAGCGCCCAAGGTTAAACATCATGCCGCAGTGCTTGATCCGGTAAAGGTCGGGGAACTGTTGCGTGCAATTGATAGCTACAGCGGCCGTATCGAGACCAGGATAGCGTTGCAGCTCGCCCCCCATGTCTTTCTGCGCCCCGGAGAGTTGCGCAAGGCAGAGTGGTCGGAAATTGATTTCGGCGCTGCTGTATGGCGTATCCCAGCCACAAAAATGAAGATGGGCCAAGCCCATGTCGTCCCATTGTCGCGCCAGGTGATGGGCCTGCTTCAAAAGCTTCGAGCCCTGAAGAACAGCGGAGAATTTCTCTTTCCCGCACTCCACACGTCGGTGCGGCCAATGTGTGAGAATACGCTCAATGTCGCCTTGCGGACATTGGGCTATGGTAGCGATGAAATGACATCGCACGGGTTTCGGGCCATTGCCAGTACCCTCCTCAATGAGTCAGGCTTATGGCACCCCGACGCCATCGAGCGCGCTCTTGCTCATAGCGATCGCGATCATGTGCGCGCCGCTTACCATCGCGGTGCTCACTGGGCTGAAAGGGTGAAAATGGCACAATGGTGGTCTGACCATCTTGACCAACTTCGTGATGGCGCGGAAATTATTTACCCACAGTTCGGGAGCGCATGACCGTGCGCGCGATCCAAATGCGGTTCCCGCATTCTGGTATCATCGCTTGTTTCAGTGTTTGGGCATTGAATAGCGAAGCTGGTCGTTAGTGGTCTGTCTGGTTCATAGCCGGGCTGCGGGGATAACTGACGTTCACGCGGCGTCGACTCCCGACCAATTCACGACCTTCAGTGGCCGTGCTGTGGATGACCGTCTGTGCCGAAAGCTGCCGCCAGATGACGAAGCTTGTCGGGATTACGAACTATATAGATCGCCGCGATGCGCCCATCGCGGACGTCGAGCGCGGTCGTCTGGAGCACGTCGCCACGATCGATGCTGACGTAACCGGGCAGGCCGTTGATCGTCGCGGTGCGCAGCAGCGTCGGCGCAGACGTGTACTTGCGACGCAGCCCGGCGAACAAGCGAAGCGCTCGTTCGATCCCGCGCACCACATTGCGGAAGGCAATCACCTTACCGCCGCCATCGGAATGTATTTCGACATCGCGCGCCAGCATCGCAGACAGTGCGGCAGCGTCACCATCGCGGGCGGCAGCGAAGAAGGCGCGCGCGATCCGATCGGCCTCAGTTGCCTCCACGGTGAAACGCGGTCGCGCATGCTGTACGTGCCTGCGTGCGCGTGAGGCAAGCTGCCGGACGGCGGCGGGCTCGCGTCTCAATGTCCTCGCGACATCGGTGAGCGCCATGTCGAACACGTCGTGGAGCAGGAAGGCGGCACGCTCCAGCGGGGACAGGCGCTCCATTGCAAGCATCAGTGTGAGCGTCACGTCGTCGGCGATCGTCTCCTCTTCCTCAGTCGTGCCCATCAACGGTTCAGGCAGCCAGGCACCGACATAGGTCTCCCGGCGCACCCGGGCGGACTTGAGCTGATCGAGGCATAAGCGGGTGACAATGCGGGTCAGATATGCTGCCGGCGTGTCAACGCTCTGCACCGTTGCCGCCCAACGCAGCCACGCTTCCTGCAGGATATCTTCCGCCTCGCTGAGAGAGCCAAGCATCCGATAGCCAAGGCGAAGCAGTCGGGGCCGCTCAGCCTCAAAATCCGCAAGACGTTCATCACTGTGCAGCAAGAGTGTCCCACTCCGACAATGCTTGGTTATCGCGCCAGGCCCAGAGGGCAAGAGCGGTCGTCGCTATAGCTGGTAAGGTCACCGCAGGAAAATCCTGAGCCAGCGCGCCCGTCCCACAGATGCCGACCGCCACCTCCCAGAAATGGAACAGCGCATGGCCGGCAAGCCAGATGGCAGCGGCAGACCACAGAGGGACGCGCGACGCCGGCCGAGCAACACCTGCGAGCATCGCGGTTGCGACGAGCAGGAAGATCAACCCGATGTCACGCACGAAATGCTGGTTGAATGGACCGGTCGTGGTGACGCCCGGCACCGCGAAGTACCATTTCGCAGGTGAGATCAGCATGAAGAGGCCATTGGCGGCGGCCCCGAGACCGAGCACTGCGGCCAGTGCGAGCGGAAGGTTCCGGCTCATGCTGCGCTCTCCGGCGCGCGAGCGGCAAGCCACTCATCGAAACGCGTGGGCGCGATCCGTGGATTCTCATCCGGGACAAGCGAGCCGTCGTTGGCGGGGGCGCCAAAATAGTCACGTTCAGCGGTGACGTTGATCCGGCGTGGATCGTCCCGTGCGCCTAGCCAACTGGCGGTGAACTCGGCCAGCGGTGCGCGCTCCGGTCCTGCCACTTCGATGATGCCACCGATCGGGGCAGCTGTGGCGATCTTGGCAAGCAGGGCCGAGACATCAGCTGCGGCGACCGGTTGGAGCGCAATCTGTGGCAAATACACGGCGCTGTCCCTCGTGTAGCCGTCCGCGATGGTGGATAGGAACTCGAAGAACTGCGTGGCGCGGACGATCGTGTAGGGTATGCCGCCGGCGGCGATCAGTTGCTCCTGAACCAGCTTAGCGCGAAAATAACCCGATGCCTGAAGACGATCGGTCCCCACCACCGAAAGTGCGATGACGTGGCGCAATCCCGCGTCCCGTGCTGCTTCCAGCAAGTTGGTTGTCGTGCCGCGGAAGAAAGCGAGAGCGGCCGCGTCCTCGAACGAGGGGGCATTGCTGACATCGACCATGACGGCGGCATCCGTCAGCGCTTGCGCCAGGCCGGCGCCGGTCAGCGCGTCGATGCCGGTGCTCGGTGAAGCGACGACGACCTCATGGCCCTCGGCTCGCAGCAGACCGACGAGCGGCCGGCCGATCAGCCCGGTGCCACCGATGATAACGATCTTCATGTCCATTCTCCGATGCAAGTGTCTGCCTGCATGACGAGATGGCGGCCACCGGTGTGACATGGGACGACAGCGGGAACGAAAAATATCGGCGCCATGATGTCACGATGCGCCGGCCTACCTCGTCACGTCAGCGAGCGCCGATGGCCGGCGCGGGTGACGAGGAGCAAGCATGACCGATATGAAGCGTTTGAACTGGTCGGAAATCGCTCCTGAAGGCGCCAAGGCCCTGTTCGGAGTCCATCATTATGTGACCAAGACTACGGATCTTCCCGAAGAGCTGATCCATCTGGTGTTCCTACGTGTGTCGCAAATCAACGGGTGCGCCCATTGCATCGATATGCACACTCGTGACCTGCTCAAGACCATGGCGATCGACAAGGTCGCGCTGGTCCCTGTCTGGGCTGAGGTGCCGCACCTGTTTTCCGACCAGTATCGAGCAGCGCTGGCCTGGGCCGAGGAAGTGACCAACATCAGCTCGACCCATGCTTCGGACAAAGCGTATGCGGCTGCTGCCGCCGCCTTTGCGGAAAAGGATTTGGTCGATCTCACGCTAGTTATTGCGGCGATGAACGCGTTCAATCGTCTTGGCGCGCCATTTCGCCTTCCCGTCGCCGCGAAGCCATAGGCTCACGAAAGGGGGGAGCAACCTTTGCTTTCCCCTTCGACGGCTCGCGACCTCCGCGATCGACCAGCATCTGGGTCACGGCGAGACCAAGGCCGCCAGCGCCGCCCACCACAAAGACATGAGCCATCCAAAAATCATCCATTTTGCAAGTTTCAGTTAGATATATTCGGCAATATGAAGCGGTTCAAACGGAAATCGGTGTCAATTGCGCGGAAGAATAAATTCTTGGGTGAAATTTATCGCCCGATGGGCCGCAGCGGGGCGGATAACGGCATCGTACAGCGCTGCGAGCGCGCGGTGGCTCCGGTTTCATGCCCTCGCGCTGCGCTCTGCTCGCTCGATTCCCGCAGCGATAGAGAATAGGCAGAATGAAATTTAGCATTATTTGATATGAGTTCGTCGTGCGCCGGCTTGATGCGCTCGTCTCCAGCATGACCAAGCGATAATGTAGGCAGACTGGATGCGACGCTGGGCAATCTTGTTGGCGATCCGCCGAACTTCCTGGATCAACCAGCGGATTAGGTTCTGATGGTCGGCATTCGTTGTGGTCGAGGCCGAGTTTGTTCTTGGCAGTTTCAAAGATCGGGTCGCTTTTGCTCCATCACTGGGTGAACGACGGGCTGATTGCGGTCTTCTTCCTGCTAGTCGGGCCGGAGATCAAACGCGAGGTAATGGATGGTCAGCTATCTTCCTGGCCCCGCCGCGTTATTCATTGCATCGCGTCGGCAGGCGGCAAGGCCGTGCCGGCGCCTCGTCTACCTCGCCTTCAACGCCGGGGGCGTCGCGCAAGGCTGCTGCTGTAAACGAAGGCCAAGATCGGAATTCTTGCCGGGACGGTGCTCCCCGGAATACCGAGCTACCGGGTGTTGCGATTCGCGGGAGGCGCGAATAGCGGCGAGAAGCTTACGACCGTTAAAAACACTCAGGGTAGCTTGAAGGACTATTCGACAAGATGACGGAAACGGGAACGACATTTTCAAAAAGGGCTGAAGCGCGGCTCGAACATGTGGCGCTCTATCGCTGGTGGCGCCGTGCCATGGTCGGGAATGTCGATCATGAAGCGATCATCGAGCGGATCGTCGCCGAAAGTGTATGGTCTCCCCGCTATCTGTTCATGACGATGATGTCCGCGGGCATCGCGGTGCTCGGCCTGCTGCTCTCGTCCCCGGCCGTGGTGATCGGTGCCATGCTCATCTCGCCGCTAATGAGCCCGATCCTGGGCCTCGGGTTCAGTCTCGCCCTGTTTGACTTCGCCGAAATGCGGCGCGCGCTGATCGCACTTGCGGCGGGGTCCGCGTGCGCGGTCGCCTTCACGGCGACCATTGTGCTGCTCTCGCCGCTCCAGGCAGCGACAGCCGAGATCATCGCGCGAACCCGGCCCAATCTCTTCGATCTGGTAGTGGCTCTGTTCGCCGCGCTGGCGGGAACCTTCGCAATCATTCGCGGGCGCGGCGACACGGTGGTGGGCGTTGCGATCGCCACTGCGCTGATGCCGCCGCTCGCTGTCGTCGGCTACGGCATCGCAACCGGCAATATGCCGGTACTCGGCGGCGCCTTTGCACTCTTTGTAACCAACTTCGTCACCATTGCGCTCTCGGCTACGGTGATGGCGCGGTTCTATGGCTTCGGCCATTCGCTCTCCAGCCAGCAGAGCTGGACGCAGACCGTGCTCCTGATCCTCGTGTTCGTCGCCATGGCGATTCCGCTCGGCTTCTCGCTCAAGCAGATCGCGACCGAAGCCGTTACGGTCACGCAGGTGCGCTCGTTTCTGAATGATCGGTTCGGTTCAGACGCGCGCGTCACTCAGCTCGACGTCAACTTCGACGCAGAGCCAATCGCAGTGCGCTCGGTGGTGATCACTCCGCGTACGAAAGCGCAGCGCACCGTCGCGCTGCAAGCAGAACTGCAGCAACGGCTGGGGCGGGCGGTTCGCCTGCGACTCGACCAGGTACTGCTCGAACCGGGCGCCGGAGCGATCGACGTGCAGCGCGAAGAACTGCGTCAAGCCGGCGACGCCGCCGCTACAGAAATCGCCCGGATTGCCGGACTGTCGCAGATGCTGGCACTCGCCGCAGGCGTCGAGCCCGAGGCAGTCACTATCGATCGCGACCATCGCCGTGCCAGCGTCGCAGCCGCGCCGCTCCCCGGTGCTTCGATCGCGACATATCGCGCGCTTGAAGAACGCGCGGGCAGGGAGGTGAAGGACTGGGAAGTCACGATTGTGCCACCCCAAGGTCCGCTGCCCGAGATCGCCTTTGCGGATAACAGCGACACGCTCGATACCGAGGGGCGTGAAGCGGTGCTGGTCTCCGCATGGGCAGCAAAGCGGTGGAACATCCGCGCGATGAATGTGCCTGGCCTGCCCAAGGCGGTTCCCGAGCGCCCTAGCCTGGCACAGCGCCGCGCACTGGCGATCGCAGCTCTGCTGCGCGATCAGGGCATGGCCGTGTCGCCGGTAACGGGGGGTGCCCAACGCTTCCGGCTCACCTCGGCGACAACCGTCTCCCCATGATCGGCGGCGTGATGAGCGACCTGTCCAGAAAACCGGCTCCACCTCAGAACTTATGGCGCTTCTAACGCCTTCGGGCATGCACCTCTTCAGATGACGTGGCCGGTCCCGTCGAAAGCTGCCGTTTGGCGAAGAAGCGGCGAACGGCGGTCTGGTCCGACGGGTTGCGCGGTTGGCTCCTCGTCGGGTAGACGAGGAGCCTATGGGTTAGATTTCGGTGTTCTCGGCGAGGGCAAGCGCGTCTTCCACATCGATTCCGAGATAGCGCACTGTGTTCTCGATCTTGCTATGGCCGAGAAGGATTTGAACGGCACGTAGGTGGCCGGTCGCCCTGTAGATGATCGATGCCTTCGTTCGGCGAAGGGAGTGTGTGCCATATTCGCTTCGCATCAGACCTACCCCCGTCACCCATTCATCTACGAGCCTGGCATACTGGCGGGTGCTGAGATGGCCCTTGTGATCCACCCGACTGGGAAAGACATAATCGTCCACCGTGCCGCCCCGGCGCTCAAGCCATGCCAATAGGCTGGTACGGGCGTCCGGCAGCAGTTCGAACTGAACAGGTCGATCTGTCTTTTGCTGCATCACGATTGCGCGTGTCCGGATCTGTCCACCGCTGACAAGGTCGCCGATTTTCATCCCGACGAGATCGCAACCGCGGAGCTTGCTGTCGATCGCCAGATCGAACAGCGCCCGGTCTCGCAAGCGCCGCTGCTGATTGAGGTAGAATCGGATCTCCCATATTTGTTTCGGTTTCAGAGCGCGCTTGGCGCCTGCGGTCCTTCCAGCATTCCAAACCTGACGCTTGGTGGCAGTGGGTTCCGTTTCAGACATCTCCATGATTGTTCTCCAATGAACGCAATGGCCATCTGAAGAACCTTCCGGGCTCAATGCGTGCAAAAGCTGCGAGGCTACTGTCGACCAGCTTAAGCCTTCCGGTGCAGGCGTGTGAATGACCGGTTCCGTCGGAACCTGCCGTACAGGATTTTGTCCCCTGCTTATCGCACGTCGTGCGATAAGCAGCCTCACTACTGACGGACTGCGCCTCTTCTTCTAATATCTCGCCCTGATACTCACGAACAAGCTGCGCCCTGGCTCAGGAAACCCACCCGTCAACGTATAGTTGTCATCGAACAGATTTCGGGCGCCAACACCGATCTCGACTCCGTTCAGCAGCGTATAGTCAATCCTGAGATTGGCCTGCACGTAGCTGCCCGTGCGATAATAAACCCGGGGCGACGCGGTACTTACAGTGGTGCGATCCGAGGCGATGTCCACACTCGGAACGATGTTAAGGGCGCGAATGGGTGACCATGAGGCATAGATGAAGCCTTTATGCGTCGGCACGTCGGTTAGTCGAAATACAGGAACCACCGTACCTGCGGCGGGCGTGCCAATATCGAAGGAGCGGTGCGTATAGGTATAGTTTGCTCCAAGTTCGAGCGTCTGGTTCAGGCGGGCGGTTAGTGCCAGTTCTGCACCATAATATTCGGCACTACCGAGATTTTGCCGCTGGGTGGAATTGGCGGGGAAGCCAGCGGGACGTACCGATACGATCGCATCGCTGATGTCGCTGTAAAAAACTGCGCCTTCCGCCCGCAGCGGTCCGAATTGGCGAGAACCGCCTATTTCATAATTGGTGGCACGTTCTGCTTTCAGATCGGGGTTCGATGCGGCGGTGCCAAATTGAGTGCTAAATCGTTCGAAAATAGTGGGGAAGCGCGCCCGCGACGATATGCTGGCGTGGATGCCGGTGTCTGCGTCAGGCGTCCAAAGAAGTTGGCCTTGACCGTTGAATGCGCTCGCATTGCGCAGCGGATAGCTGAAAATGCGGGCAGCGCCACCCGTCGGCGGAGTGCCATATTCCTCGGCTTGCTTGAGATCTCGCCAATCATAGCTTGCGCCGACAATGAAGGACAATTTTGGCAAGAGCGCCAAGCGGTTCTCAGCCGCTATGGAGTAGGTGTCTTCCACATTCGTCTGGCCTGGTTCAGTGAAGCCAGAAGGGAAGCCCTGCTGCCACTCAACATGCTTATCGCGCCGATAGTGCGCGGCCAGACTGAACCGGTCGGCATCAGTCAAATCGACATCGAGCTGGGCGGAGCCGCCCCAAGCCTTGTCGGCATAATAGCTGTTGAAGGCGCGACCAAGCGTTTGCGTAGTCTGCGTGCGGTTGTCGAACGAACGAAGCAGATTGTCGAAGCTATTGACATAGGCTCGCGTTTTCAAAGTCGCGCAGTCACCAAGTGCCGTGGTCGAAAGAAAATAGACGCTTTCGATATTCCAGTAAGGCCAGTTCCAATTGCGTTGGGTTGCGACGCCATCAGTGACGTGGAGCGGCGCGTTCTTGGCGCCCTCCTGCCTGGTGTAGCTGATCGAATATTCATCGGTATCGTTGGGCGTGAAGCCGAACTTTGCATTTACCCGCCAGTCGCGGGTACGCGAGAAGTCGCGCGCGCCGCCATCCTCGGCTGAGCCGGGTGTTGGCGTGTAGCCACCAGCCAAGTCCCAATGATCCTGAAAGTTGCGTGTGTAGGAAGCCTGCGCATACCATCGGTCCTGTTTGGTCCCGAGCAGGGCGAAAACATTATAGCCTGCATAATCGGCACCGCGATCAAAGCTGAGGGTGCCGCGAACTTCGGCCTCAAGCGCCTTGGTCGGCTTGCGTGTCACGAGATTAACCGCACCGCCCATCGCGCCGGGTCCGTCAAGAACGGAGGCATAGCCCTTGGCGACCTGAACCTCGGCAATGTCGGGGGTCAGGAAACGACCATAGTCGAGCCGGTTGTCTGCAGGCAGATAGACGCGAATACCGTCCAGTGAGAGCGGCACTTGGAACCGGTCAAAGCCCCGAACGAAGATCAGCCGTTCGTTGCGCGAACCGCCACTGTTCGAGGACGACACGCCAGGCATCAGGTTGACAGCTTCATCAAGCGTGTTGCGATTGAAAGTATAGATGGCGTCAGATGAAAGTGTCGTTTGACCGATCGCGATGCCCTCGGGCCGTGGCGCAGTTACGATGATTTGACCTAGCGTGAAAGTGCCGTCGGTAGGCGCCGCGCTGTCTATGCTTTGGGCGTGCGCCTGTGTGGTGACAATCGCCGTGGTCATGGCCAGCATCGTCAGAAATCGCATCGTAATCCCCCATCAGCGTGCGCCAGCATTGTGCCTTGGCGACTCGCTATATATGGCCATATATATCACTTGGTTTGGAGGAGAAGCGGTATGCGCGAAGCTCTTGTCGCAGCATTGATCGGAATCGCGCTGGTGTTGCCGTTGTCGGACGCCAATGCCCAGGAAGCTGGCAAGAGTTGGGCCACAAGCCCAACGTCCTTGCCGCCCGAGCTTGCAGGGTGGTCGTCACGTCAGCCGACGGCGGCAGCCAGCAAGGCTGGAGACCTTGGTGCCGCAACGCTCGGCATCGGGACGGGTGTTGACGCGACGCTAAAATCGACCGGCGATGTTCATTATCTTGTACGGCCCGAAAAGCCCGGTGGTTCGGCAAGCTATGGTGGCCTGTTCAATTTCACGGTTCCTCGCGCGGGCACCTACAGAGTAGCGCTAGGTTCTGGCGCATGGATCGATGTTTTGAAGGGCAAGACAGCGCTAACCTCCACCGCGCATGGTCATGGTCCCGACTGCTCGGGCATTCGCAAGATGGTGGATTTTCAGCTGACGCCTGGACGCTACACCTTGCAGGTCGCTGCGAACGGGGAACCGACCCTGCCAATCATGATCGTACAGCTGCCCTGACGGATGCGCGGGTTGCAACGTCAATGGCGGGCCTGGTGGTCGCCATCTTCACGATGGCGGCGGTGCGGCCTGCAGAATGGCGATGGACTTTGCCATCCGGTATTGCGCCCCCGACAGTCCCTGCTGACAATCCCATCACCGCCGCCAAAGTGGAGCTGGGACGACGGCTATTCTATGACGCGGACCTGTCAATCAACGGCACCATGTCGTGTGCGACCTGTCATGAACAGAAACATGGCTTTGCAGACGACAACGCAACACGCCCTGGTGTCCACGGCGACCCTGGTCGTCGCAACGTCCCTGGTCTGGCCAACGTTGGTTATTCTGCGAGGCTGACTTGGGCCGATCCGCGCCTGACAACGCTGGAGGCACAGGTAGCCGTACCGGTGCTGGGGGCGCAGCCCGTGGAAATGGGCATGGCAGGCAAAGAAGCCGAGATCGGCACGCGGCTTGGCCGCGATCATTGTTATTTCCAGATGTTCGCGGACGCGTTTTCTGAGCGTAGAGGCAAGATTGATTTGGCGGGCGTGGCGATGGCG is a window of Sphingobium sp. MI1205 DNA encoding:
- a CDS encoding TonB-dependent receptor plug domain-containing protein, encoding MLAMTTAIVTTQAHAQSIDSAAPTDGTFTLGQIIVTAPRPEGIAIGQTTLSSDAIYTFNRNTLDEAVNLMPGVSSSNSGGSRNERLIFVRGFDRFQVPLSLDGIRVYLPADNRLDYGRFLTPDIAEVQVAKGYASVLDGPGAMGGAVNLVTRKPTKALEAEVRGTLSFDRGADYAGYNVFALLGTKQDRWYAQASYTRNFQDHWDLAGGYTPTPGSAEDGGARDFSRTRDWRVNAKFGFTPNDTDEYSISYTRQEGAKNAPLHVTDGVATQRNWNWPYWNIESVYFLSTTALGDCATLKTRAYVNSFDNLLRSFDNRTQTTQTLGRAFNSYYADKAWGGSAQLDVDLTDADRFSLAAHYRRDKHVEWQQGFPSGFTEPGQTNVEDTYSIAAENRLALLPKLSFIVGASYDWRDLKQAEEYGTPPTGGAARIFSYPLRNASAFNGQGQLLWTPDADTGIHASISSRARFPTIFERFSTQFGTAASNPDLKAERATNYEIGGSRQFGPLRAEGAVFYSDISDAIVSVRPAGFPANSTQRQNLGSAEYYGAELALTARLNQTLELGANYTYTHRSFDIGTPAAGTVVPVFRLTDVPTHKGFIYASWSPIRALNIVPSVDIASDRTTVSTASPRVYYRTGSYVQANLRIDYTLLNGVEIGVGARNLFDDNYTLTGGFPEPGRSLFVSIRARY
- a CDS encoding tyrosine-type recombinase/integrase gives rise to the protein MLTIVQINALKPREKAYKVADGRGQYLAVQPSGSLIWRVKFRYHGVEKKITLGHYPAVGLKEAREKLEEARELLSGGIDPVAVKAQAKLQAEIAAATTFTVLADEYIRKMELEGKSPATLKKARWFRDLLEPYVGRRPVAAVTAHELLAALKRLERKGHHETAYRLRAFSGRIFRYAVSTLRAQHNPADILRGALIAPKVKHHAAVLDPVKVGELLRAIDSYSGRIETRIALQLAPHVFLRPGELRKAEWSEIDFGAAVWRIPATKMKMGQAHVVPLSRQVMGLLQKLRALKNSGEFLFPALHTSVRPMCENTLNVALRTLGYGSDEMTSHGFRAIASTLLNESGLWHPDAIERALAHSDRDHVRAAYHRGAHWAERVKMAQWWSDHLDQLRDGAEIIYPQFGSA
- a CDS encoding tyrosine-type recombinase/integrase, with the protein product MEMSETEPTATKRQVWNAGRTAGAKRALKPKQIWEIRFYLNQQRRLRDRALFDLAIDSKLRGCDLVGMKIGDLVSGGQIRTRAIVMQQKTDRPVQFELLPDARTSLLAWLERRGGTVDDYVFPSRVDHKGHLSTRQYARLVDEWVTGVGLMRSEYGTHSLRRTKASIIYRATGHLRAVQILLGHSKIENTVRYLGIDVEDALALAENTEI
- a CDS encoding carboxymuconolactone decarboxylase family protein — translated: MTDMKRLNWSEIAPEGAKALFGVHHYVTKTTDLPEELIHLVFLRVSQINGCAHCIDMHTRDLLKTMAIDKVALVPVWAEVPHLFSDQYRAALAWAEEVTNISSTHASDKAYAAAAAAFAEKDLVDLTLVIAAMNAFNRLGAPFRLPVAAKP
- a CDS encoding SDR family oxidoreductase; this translates as MKIVIIGGTGLIGRPLVGLLRAEGHEVVVASPSTGIDALTGAGLAQALTDAAVMVDVSNAPSFEDAAALAFFRGTTTNLLEAARDAGLRHVIALSVVGTDRLQASGYFRAKLVQEQLIAAGGIPYTIVRATQFFEFLSTIADGYTRDSAVYLPQIALQPVAAADVSALLAKIATAAPIGGIIEVAGPERAPLAEFTASWLGARDDPRRINVTAERDYFGAPANDGSLVPDENPRIAPTRFDEWLAARAPESAA
- a CDS encoding DUF389 domain-containing protein; protein product: MTETGTTFSKRAEARLEHVALYRWWRRAMVGNVDHEAIIERIVAESVWSPRYLFMTMMSAGIAVLGLLLSSPAVVIGAMLISPLMSPILGLGFSLALFDFAEMRRALIALAAGSACAVAFTATIVLLSPLQAATAEIIARTRPNLFDLVVALFAALAGTFAIIRGRGDTVVGVAIATALMPPLAVVGYGIATGNMPVLGGAFALFVTNFVTIALSATVMARFYGFGHSLSSQQSWTQTVLLILVFVAMAIPLGFSLKQIATEAVTVTQVRSFLNDRFGSDARVTQLDVNFDAEPIAVRSVVITPRTKAQRTVALQAELQQRLGRAVRLRLDQVLLEPGAGAIDVQREELRQAGDAAATEIARIAGLSQMLALAAGVEPEAVTIDRDHRRASVAAAPLPGASIATYRALEERAGREVKDWEVTIVPPQGPLPEIAFADNSDTLDTEGREAVLVSAWAAKRWNIRAMNVPGLPKAVPERPSLAQRRALAIAALLRDQGMAVSPVTGGAQRFRLTSATTVSP
- the sigJ gene encoding RNA polymerase sigma factor SigJ, translating into MLGSLSEAEDILQEAWLRWAATVQSVDTPAAYLTRIVTRLCLDQLKSARVRRETYVGAWLPEPLMGTTEEEETIADDVTLTLMLAMERLSPLERAAFLLHDVFDMALTDVARTLRREPAAVRQLASRARRHVQHARPRFTVEATEADRIARAFFAAARDGDAAALSAMLARDVEIHSDGGGKVIAFRNVVRGIERALRLFAGLRRKYTSAPTLLRTATINGLPGYVSIDRGDVLQTTALDVRDGRIAAIYIVRNPDKLRHLAAAFGTDGHPQHGH
- a CDS encoding cytochrome-c peroxidase, which encodes MAGLVVAIFTMAAVRPAEWRWTLPSGIAPPTVPADNPITAAKVELGRRLFYDADLSINGTMSCATCHEQKHGFADDNATRPGVHGDPGRRNVPGLANVGYSARLTWADPRLTTLEAQVAVPVLGAQPVEMGMAGKEAEIGTRLGRDHCYFQMFADAFSERRGKIDLAGVAMALATFQRTMIAFDTSFDRYKRGRMDAISAEAQRGYELFMGRGGCANCHSGPNFSDDNYHALAAQQSKVDLGLGEVTGSTTDDGKFRTPSLRNIALTAPYMHDGSASTLVDALRRHDAGATLSERDRSDLIAFLDQLTDQRFITDKRFALPSKACGKRL